One Chaetodon trifascialis isolate fChaTrf1 chromosome 13, fChaTrf1.hap1, whole genome shotgun sequence DNA segment encodes these proteins:
- the mocos gene encoding molybdenum cofactor sulfurase yields the protein MDFQKLCTFETFKQVWSHYGHGDNFEDVIEREFTRIKGITYLDHAATTLYPESLLRDYCQDISRNVYGNPHSYNPSSRLTHDTVERVRYRVLQHFNTIPEEYSVIFTSGCTAALKLVAESFPWRPQTESEAGSHFCYLTDSHTSVVGIRGLTSARGVVALPVSPQEVENKAKDEAQGEDAICQTPHLFCYPAQSNFSGRKYPLSHVKGIQARRLYPACNHRGRWFVLLDAASHVSCSPLNLQDCPADFIPISFYKMFGFPTGLGALLVRNDAAGILKKTYFGGGTAAAYLSGEDYYVHAANISDRFEDGTVSFLDIIAVNHSFEALNRITGGMHNIQQHTFGLARYTYMLLSSLCHGNRRPVAQMYTEGQFESPSTQGAILNFNLMDSHGQIIGYSQVDRMASLYNIHVRTGCFCNTGACQSFLGITSQQMKRNLQAGHVCGDNIDLVDGQPTGSVRVSFGYMSTFEDCQKFLNFVAECFVEKPVTVDQVRLEKLKTATAASHGLNEDPPIKVTNGEICKVDEKEKPTEAVLRGFGQRASNSHKKAYTLTNIYIYPIKSCGAHEVHNWPVGQQGLLYDRGWMVVNGNSVCLSQKRAPRLCLIRPQVHLPSNKLLLQASGMDTISVPLENNTQMHTSHQVCQSKVCGDRVETVDCGDEAASWLSDFLGQPCRLIRQSPDFTREIKTRPSGAATPTSLSLVNEAQYLMINRASAELIQKLMSSRQDDSEGDELLDTQNVISRFRANLVIAGVEPFEEDNWSHLIIGNTQFMVTGQCGRCQMVGVNQETGTKTKEPLMSLSAYRAGKVTFGVYLTHQLPEGSNTTSVLSAGSLIQPEPHSS from the exons ATGGATTTCCAAAAACTGTGCACTTTTGAAACTTTTAAGCAGGTCTGGAGTCACTACGGTCATGGAGACAACTTCGAAGACGTGATCGAGCGGGAGTTCACGCGGATTAAAG GAATAACATATCTGGATCATGCAGCCACTACTCTGTACCCTGAGTCTCTCCTCAGGGACTACTGCCAGGACATTTCAAGGAATGTGTACG GAAACCCTCACAGCTATAAccccagcagcagactgacacaTGACACCGTGGAGAGGGTCAGATACAG GGTATTGCAGCATTTTAACACTATCCCTGAGGAGTACTCTGTGATTTTCACTTCTGGATGTACAGCCGCTCTCAAATTAGTGGCTGAGAGCTTTCCCTGGAGGCCACAGACTGAGAGCGAGGCAGGGAGTCACTTCTGCTACCTCACTGACAGCCATACCTCTGTAGTTGGTATAAGAGGACTGACATCTGCCCGGGGAGTAGTTGCCCTGCCTGTCTCCCCGCAGGAAGTTGAAAACAAGGCAAAGGATGAGGCTCAAGGTGAAGATGCTATTTGCCAGACACCGCATCTCTTCTGCTACCCAGCACAGAGCAACTTCTCTGGGAGGAAGTATCCCCTCAGCCATGTGAAAGGCATCCAGGCGAGACGCCTCTACCCAGCATGCAACCATCGAGGCCGCTGGTTTGTGCTGCTAGATGCAGCCTCTCATGTCAGCTGTTCCCCTCTAAACCTACAGGACTGCCCTGCTGATTTTATTCCCATCTCTTTCTACAAGATGTTTGGCTTCCCTACAGGTCTGGGGGCCCTTCTTGTCCGTAACGACGCTGCAGGCATACTAAAAAAGACTTACTTTGGAGGAGGCACAGCGGCAGCTTACCTTTCTGGAGAAGATTATTATGTGCATGCGGCAAACATTTCTGACAG ATTTGAAGATGGAACTGTCTCTTTCTTGGACATCATTGCTGTGAATCACAGTTTTGAAGCTCTTAACAGGATCACAG GAGGCATGCACAACATCCAGCAGCACACGTTTGGCTTGGCACGCTACACTTACATGCTGCTGTCAAGTCtttgccatggcaacaggcgACCGGTGGCTCAGATGTACACTGAAGGCCAGTTTGAGAGTCCAAGCACACAGGGCGCAATCTTAAACTTCAACCTCATGGACTCTCATGGACAGATAATTGGGTATTCTCAG GTGGACAGAATGGCCAGTCTGTACAATATTCATGTGCGCACGGGTTGCTTCTGTAACACCGGGGCCTGTCAGTCCTTCCTTGGGATCACCAGTCAgcagatgaagagaaacctgcAG GCCGGCCACGTCTGCGGAGACAACATCGACCTGGTGGATGGCCAGCCGACCGGATCTGTTCGCGTGTCCTTTGGCTACATGTCAACATTTGAAGACTGTCAAAAGTTCCTGAACTTTGTTGCGGAGTGCTTCGTGGAGAAACCGGTCACTGTGGACCAAGTGAGACTAGAGAAGCTAAAAACAGCCACAGCAGCGTCCCACGGCTTAAATGAAGATCCTCCAATCAAAGTCACTAATGGAGAAATATGTAAAGTAGATGAGAAGGAGAAGCCTACAGAAGCTGTACTGAGGGGATTCGGACAGAGAGCGTCAAACAGCCACAAGAAGGCTTATACTCTGACCAACATCTACATATATCCCATCAAATCATGTGGAGCGCATGAG GTCCACAACTGGCCAGTGGGACAGCAGGGTTTACTGTATGACAGAGGCTGGATGGTGGTGAATGGGAACAGCGTGTGCCTGAGTCAGAAGAGAGCGCCGCGCTTATGCCTCATTCGCCCACAAGTCCACCTGCCCTCAAACAAATTGCTCCTGCAGGCATCCG GGATGGATACCATTTCGGTTCCCCTGGAAAACAACACTCAAATGCACACCAGCCATCAAGTGTGTCAGAGTAAAGTTTGTGGTGACAG GGTGGAGACTGTCGACTGTGGGGATGAGGCTGCATCATGGCTTTCAGACTTCCTTGGACAGCCATGCCGCCTGATCAGACAAAGTCCTGATTTTACCCGAGAAATTAAGACGAGGCCCAGTGGAG CTGCCACCCCCACATCCCTCTCCCTGGTGAATGAAGCTCAGTATCTCATGATCAACCGTGCCAGTGCAGAGCTCATTCAGAAACTAATGAGCAGCAG GCAGGACGATTCCGAGGGCGATGAGCTCCTTGACACGCAGAATGTCATTAGCCGCTTCCGAGCCAATTTAGTCATCGCTGGAGTAGAACCGTTTGAGGAGGATAATTGGTCACACTTGATTATTGGCAACACTCAATTCATG gtcacaggtcagtgTGGAAGGTGCCAGATGGTTGGAGTAAACCAGGAGACTGGGACCAAAACAAAAGAGCCGCTAATGTCTCTGTCGGCCTACCGCGCTGGGAAG GTGACTTTCGGTGTGTACCTGACCCATCAGCTACCAGAGGGCTCCAATACAACGAGTGTCCTGTCAGCTGGTTCGCTCATACAGCCAGAGCCACACAGTTCTTGA
- the LOC139341260 gene encoding lysophosphatidylserine lipase ABHD12 — protein MMRNRAVKPGSSPSAATKEKKTGKVPRKQAAPSQSWLKRGFLACLVIFLLVPFLLRVLPELIQHFVYTHRLRVPFFVDLSRPADFSLNHTINMYLTSEEGISLGVWHTVPDSQGTEAQGKDLAWYQNSLSNGSPVFIYLHGNTGTRAAPHRVGVAKVLSALGYHVLVPDYRGFGDSTGEPTEAGLTTDATYLYNWVKARSGKSLIVIWGHSLGTGVTTNTAVKLAEQGVVFDGVILEGAFNSARQEIPVNPFSWYYWKIPGFGYFFREPWEDNKVVFPTEENLKKMKSPILFLHSEDDHLVPIEIAQQMYEVAASAQNAERVQLVSFDGSLGYLHNGLYRDAHLPDIIKTWVQSL, from the exons ATGATGAGGAACAGGGCCGTTAAACCGGGTAGTTCACCCTCTGCAGCCACCAAAGAGAAGAAGACTGGCAAAGTCCCAAGAAAACAGGCAGCACC GTCCCAAAGCTGGCTGAAAAGAGGCTTTTTGGCCTGCTTAGTTATCTTCCTTTTGGTGCCTTTCTTGCTCAGAGTACTCCCAGAATTAATCCAGCATTTTGTTTACACTCACAGAC TCAGGGTGCCATTCTTTGTCGACCTCAGCCGACCTGCTGATTTCTCCCTTAATCACACCATCAACATGTACTTGACATCAGAGGAAGGAATCTCCCTTGGTGTATG GCACACTGTCCCCGACAGTCAGGGGACGGAGGCACAAGGCAAGGACTTGGCGTGGTACCAGAACAGTTTAAGCAATGGAAGTCCAGTTTTCATATATCTTCATGGCAACACAGGCACAAG GGCAGCCCCTCATCGGGTGGGAGTGGCAAAA GTATTGAGTGCGCTTGGTTACCACGTGCTGGTGCCTGACTACAGAG GGTTTGGAGATTCCACTGGGGAGCCGACTGAAGCTGGTCTGACCACTGATGCCACCTACTTGTACAACTGGGTCAAAGCACGCAGTGGAAAGAGTCTGATCGTCATCTGGGGGCACTCTCTTGGGACTGG AGTGACCACGAACACTGCAGTAAAACTGGCTGAGCAAG GGGTGGTTTTTGATGGTGTGATCCTGGAGGGTGCATTCAATAGTGCTCGACAGGAGATACCGGTTAATCCATTTTCTTGG TATTACTGGAAAATTCCAGGCTTTGGGTACTTTTTCCGAGAGCCATGGGAAGACAACAAGGTAGTCTTTCCAACAGAAGAAAA tctgaagaaaatgaaaagcccAATCCTTTTCCTTCATTCAGAGGACGATCACTTGGTTCCCATTGAGATTGCTCAGCAG ATGTACGAGGTAGCAGCGAGTGCCCAGAATGCAGAGCGAGTCCAGCTGGTGTCATTTGACGGTTCTCTGGGGTATCTGCACAACGGTTTATATAGAGACGCCCATCTGCCTGACATCATAAA GACATGGGTGCAGTCCTTGTAA